A window from Sphingobacterium hotanense encodes these proteins:
- the nusG gene encoding transcription termination/antitermination protein NusG, with the protein MADQSLKWYVVRAVSGKEKKVKQYLEAEINRLGIQHLVTQVLIPMEKYYQMRDGKKVAKERNYYPGYVLIEAALDGEIEHAIKNVNSVIGFLGDKAGNAIPLRPSEVNRILGKVDEMAEQGESINVPYYVGETVKVSDGPFNGFTGEIEEVHEDKKKLTVMVKVFGRKTPLELNYMQVEKE; encoded by the coding sequence ATGGCAGATCAAAGTTTAAAATGGTACGTGGTACGTGCTGTAAGCGGGAAAGAGAAGAAAGTAAAACAATATCTTGAGGCAGAAATCAATCGCTTAGGCATTCAACACCTTGTTACGCAAGTATTAATCCCTATGGAGAAATACTACCAGATGCGTGATGGTAAAAAGGTGGCTAAAGAACGTAACTATTACCCTGGATACGTTTTGATCGAAGCAGCATTGGATGGTGAGATTGAACACGCAATCAAAAATGTAAATAGCGTAATTGGTTTCTTAGGTGATAAAGCCGGAAATGCAATTCCTTTACGTCCGTCAGAAGTTAACCGTATCTTAGGTAAGGTTGATGAAATGGCTGAGCAAGGTGAAAGTATCAATGTTCCTTACTATGTAGGTGAAACTGTAAAAGTAAGTGACGGTCCTTTCAACGGATTTACAGGTGAAATTGAAGAGGTACATGAAGATAAGAAGAAGTTAACTGTAATGGTTAAAGTATTCGGTCGTAAGACTCCTCTTGAATTGAACTACATGCAAGTAGAAAAAGAATAA
- the secE gene encoding preprotein translocase subunit SecE: MAKVLDFIKDSYTEITEKVTWPTWSQLQSHAVVVLVASLIIAIVILIMDKASSNVMELLYGTGA, encoded by the coding sequence ATGGCAAAAGTACTTGATTTTATTAAAGACTCTTATACAGAGATTACTGAAAAAGTGACTTGGCCTACTTGGTCTCAATTGCAAAGTCACGCTGTAGTCGTGCTTGTTGCGTCCTTAATTATTGCGATCGTTATCCTAATTATGGACAAGGCTTCAAGTAACGTTATGGAGTTGTTGTACGGTACGGGAGCTTAA